The following are from one region of the Bactrocera oleae isolate idBacOlea1 chromosome 6, idBacOlea1, whole genome shotgun sequence genome:
- the SP1173 gene encoding uncharacterized protein SP1173: MGATRDKPRINKTLISLKVVVFFVISGITALHVLHATKPLLLGLNFNEYRRISIVAPFVSILGPLIAGPLADRLAAKNATNFGRILRFLTAIFLILAVIVYACLFAIPEVKREEARRPLVSFGCDLQGAVIFQERCSKDATCHNWKEKVGNVNLTRCTYTCQDPTKYENLYTPWFDGIPTPLPSTEQSSEFDYEDESVATSTESLRERRATGGSAEYGGELLSAEIQQQHLRVERAANDGTPQKVYVEPPHLCLTEKRDSGETVVKNCHVYTHDTNNIVVNSVLRAADNSKDNDTHSAEWCKYPLDGFQCNIPLKQIKHMNDIKNGTACKPMIECQVIDPYDSKGSVLADSECIKITGDLDATLGGYTAIRLLGDIFVMAALTLLNTAIVIAVRETSEGRGEVCRQYVWGAIGYVLLFSPIDLFAFASDSKHDAALVALILVIVCLLIGALVLLFATQMPLSPPEWWWHTKTGMLVYPMSAIRRYSPEIFVLTLVAILFGTFWSSIHSFLIWTFSDTYAVTYSGLILVLVLFFNVDKFIEYCGHSNIFIAGFAVFVIRFTALSGEGTEWLTVVMEAIEPVVIGVVWITIILYMRHAMPRKLTATGQAVAVLAFFGIGKGLGAVIGLARDDKEPRADAQAIHQWLAIAACIIALVYFIIYNLILAPRCTAKSQHIEELISGSASQNFSNGTNGAGSTGQGSTSAGAALNGNSNYSPLRVYHNERGKLGQFRF, from the exons ATGGGCGCAACACGCGACAAGCCGCGCATCAATAAAACTCTCATCTCGCTCAAAGTGGTGGTGTTTTTCGTCATCAGTG GCATTACCGCGCTGCACGTGCTGCATGCCACCAAGCCACTGTTGCTCGGCCTAAATTTCAATGAGTATCGCCGCATCAGCATTGTTGCACCATTCGTCTCAATACTTGGGCCGTTGATTGCTGGTCCACTGGCTGATCGTTTGGCCGCTAAAAATGCCACAAATTTCGGTCGTATATTACGTTTCCTTACTGCCATCTTTTTGATACTCGCCGTCATTGTGTACGCTTGTCTCTTCGCCATACCAGAAGTGAAGAGAGAAGAAGCTCGTCGTCCGCTTGTCAGTTTCGGCTGTGATTTGCAAGGCGCAGTCATATTTCAGGAACGCTGCTCAAAAGATGCCACCTGCCACAATTGGAAAGAGAAGGTGGGCAATGTGAATTTGACACGTTGTACCTACACTTGCCAAGATCCTACTAAATATGAGAACTTGTACACTCCATGGTTTGACGGTATACCCACACCGTTGCCCTCGACGGAACAGAGCTCCGAGTTCGATTATGAAGATGAATCTGTAGCGACGTCAACAGAGAGTTTGCGTGAGAGACGTGCAACTGGCGGTTCAGCTGAATATGGCGGTGAGTTGTTGAGTGCTGAGattcaacaacaacatctaCGCGTCGAGCGTGCTGCGAATGATGGCACACCACAGAAGGTTTATGTTGAGCCACCGCATTTGTGTCTCACGGAGAAGAGAGACAGCGGTGAGACAGTGGTGAAGAATTGTCATGTGTACACTCATGACACCAACAATATTGTCGTAAATTCTGTACTACGTGCAGCGGATAACAGCAAAGATAATGACACACACAGCGCCGAGTGGTGCAAGTATCCTCTGG ATGGCTTCCAGTGTAATATACCACTCAAACAGATTAAGCACATGAACGATATCAAGAACGGCACCGCATGCAAACCGATGATTGAATGCCAAGTGATTGATCCTTACGACAGCAAAGGCAGTGTATTGGCCGATAGTGAATGCATTAAA ATTACTGGGGACTTGGATGCCACATTGGGCGGCTACACTGCTATCCGTCTGTTGGGCGATATCTTCGTGATGGCCGCGCTGACACTACTCAATACTGCCATCGTTATAGCTGTGCGCGAAACGTCGGAGGGACGCGGTGAGGTGTGTCGTCAATATGTCTGGGGCGCTATCGGTTATGTGCTACTCTTCTCGCCCATCGATTTATTTGCCTTCGCCAGCGATTCGAAACACGATGCTGCACTGGTGGCACTAATACTTGTCATTGTGTGTCTGCTCATCGGTGCATTAGTGTTGCTCTTTGCCACACAAATGCCGCTCAGTCCGCCCGAGTGGTGGTGGCATACAAAGACCGGCATGTTGGTCTATCCCATGTCGGCCATACGCCGTTATAGTCCGGAAATTTTCGTACTTACACTGGTTGCCATACTATTCGGCACATTTTGGAGCAGTATACATAGCTTCCTCATTTGGACATTTAGTGACACGTATGCGGTTACCTATTCCGGCTTGATCTTGGTGCTGGTGCTGTTCTTCAATGTGGACAAATTCATTGAATATTGTGGACATTCGAATATCTTTATCGCCGGCTTTGCGGTTTTCGTCATACGTTTCACGGCGTTGAGCGGCGAGGGTACTGAATGGTTGACGGTTGTCATGGAGGCAATTGAGCCGGTCGTCATCGGTGTTGTATGGATAACTATTATACTGTATATGCGACATGCAATGCCTAGAAAGTTAACAGCGACCGGACAGGCAGTGGCTGTGTTGGCCTTCTTCGGGATTG GCAAGGGCTTAGGTGCTGTCATTGGTTTGGCGCGCGACGACAAGGAGCCGAGAGCGGACGCACAGGCTATTCATCAGTGGTTGGCGATTGCCGCTTGCATTATTGCGCTCGTCTACTTTATCATTTACAATTTGATTTTGGCGCCGCGTTGCACAGCCAAGTCACAGCATATCGAGGAGCTGATTTCCGGCTCGGCATCGCAGAATTTCAGCAACGGCACCAATGGGGCCGGCAGCACCGGACAGGGCAGCACCAGCGCTGGTGCGGCGCTGAATGGCAACTCTAATTATTCACCGTTACGCGTGTACCACAATGAGCGAGGGAAATTGGgacaatttagattttaa